CAGAATATCCCTCTGTTGGCTCAATTTTCTTACAGAAGCCAGATGATATAGTGCAGGTGAGGTGAACCAAGATGCATGAAAAAGTAATCCAGCAAGCGATTCTTCAGTCTATTATATAGCTCCAAAATTGTCTACATCATCTTGCATCAAGATCTAGCTGTGCAGAGGTCcttaaaagcaaatgacaaaGCTGCAAGTGATggtttgaagaaatatttctccatttcaaaatatcttaAAGTATAACCCTAAGTAAAATATACCATATTATCTATGATTATGTCATATGGAAATGAAGCACCATTATAGGAAGTCAAACATAAACTAATACTTATGAAAATTTATAAAAGACCTTAGGTAAGATTTGAACCATCTGGGAGCCTAGATTTCATCCTTTCAGTCTAGAGATAAGTAGATTTCAGCTAGCGCATCTCTCATTTTAGAGAACTGAATGTTGTTGCTGTAGCTTCAAACCACAAGAAGATATTAGGGATAACTAAATTATCTATGACAAATATTATGGAACATGTAAATGCATtcctcttcttattttttttccccagcacatCTCTAGCCAATTTGTAAGTGTACTCAATATTCACATGTATTATGCAAACAAAGGGCACTGCAAATGTCTGTTCATGAAATATGCTATGTCTACAAAGTCACAAGAGATTGTTTTCAGGCCCAAATTTCAAGCCTTGGACCCCATGCCAAAGATAAAATGATTACAATGACAATACCAGGAAAAGTTCCTTTGTCAGCAAGAAGCCTTTGGTCAATgaagtgatgatttttttttcaaaataatattttgatcGAAAATGTTGTGAACATTTGAGGACTGTTCAAATGTTGGAAACATGTTTTAAGTTAGAACAAATATATCaattcatttgcaaaatactGGTGAATGAAAAGTTGATGTTAGGTAAAGGATAAATCCAGAACCATCAGAAAATCTGAGGCCATAggacaacaaacaaacaaataaataaaattatttttttacagctttagGCTACCATTCTTTGCACAAAATGGCCTGAAACTAATGCTATAGATTTTACTCTGCCCTGCCATCAGCATCCTCTTATTATGAGGGAGCAGTGGTTGGAGGCTCTCCCAGTTGCCAATTCTCCTTACGTTGCATGAATCTCATCATGCCTGACAGTTTTCATAAAGCCAGGCTCCAGGCGACTGAAGAATCTCCTGAGAACCTCAGCTTTTGattacagggaaaaaaggaatattttagtCCTCGTGATTGCagaaacaagataaaaaatgtatcttcaCTGTTCTCCCAGTATGCTGAAAGCTCATTAACCCAAAGGGAAAATAAGCATCTTTCAGAACCCACtatgtttgaaatatatatatatatatttttttttttctttctaagcaggaagaaaagaaaatcagagaggagactgacataatttttaaaacctagTAAAACTAATACTGAAATTCAGGTCATTAACCTcagctgaaaacagagagaaaaatgagccCTTTCTTGTCATAAGTCACAGAATTTTGAAAGAGGTGCCACGGTAAAGAGCAGAGCTTTTTAAGAAATCATATCACAGGGACAATAGCAAATTAATCTGTCAGACAGTGTACAAATAATAGAGAGATGTTGTCTGGAATTGCCTTTCTATAAATTAACAAAAtagccctttttttttatttacaattcAGTTGCCTCGCCTGTTGAATTGAAAATGCACAAAGCTAGCACATCAGATGATCTCACAGCAGACGGCTCTTCCAAGCCTGTCATAGGTTGCTTTGCATAGTCATACTACTGCAGATGAACGAATAAGCAGCTgctccattttttatttcttcacacCCCTTTTAGTATCAACCCCGTGGAATCGTTGAACTGCATGCCGTATTATGTGCTCAGAGTATTTTATATGCTGCTTGGATTAGAGCATACCTCCTTGTTAATGAAAGTatttccttcagcagctgtaTGTGGCAGCCACGGATGATTACAATACACAGTAGGAACTGCTCATTTCTAAACTGTTTCTGGGGAAGTAAAGGGTTACTAGGGGAAGTGGTGTTTTATCACACATTCAGCATTGCACAAAAATAGTCTACAAGACCAAAATGCTTGCCTTAAGGtctcaacatttttaaaattaattttaataccACAACAATCTATTTTGGATATTGTTAGCATATGCTGCCTGTACAATATATACACAGTTGATGGTATCTTGGGAGgtgcaggaaaaagagagaaaattgctCCATAGCCATGAAGGGAGGAAGAGCCACGCGGTGCAGCCTGGAtggagctgcctggctgctgggggcgGGGAGCACATCAGCCAGCAGCGTACAGCCTGCCTCTCACAGGGCTGGGATAACAGCTTGGGAGATCAAAAACCATATGTGCCTTTCTGGTTCTGATGACCGTTTTTcatgaccattttttttttccttctagacAATTTGTTGCTGGTGAAAGTTTCTAGCCAGAGATTGGACACATCTATTAGCCACAGTGAAAAACCAGCATAGACACAGCCCCAGGTATTACTATCAATCCATCCAAGCCTTCGTTCTTCATTTAATCAATTGCACTGGTGTAAAGTGGTTGTCATATGTGACCACTTCAATATTGCCTATGCAAGACATGGAGAGTATCTGCCATCATTTCCTCTGAATCTACAAAAAGCGCTGAACAAAGGAGCAAAGCAGGGCATGATAAGCTCCAGCAATTCCTGAATTTGACGTGGAATGTTTACCTTCCTGGTAACTTTGTATTTCAGTCCTTGACTCCATAAATAGAGCGGCTAATAGCAGCAGTAGCTTATTGCCCTGCCCCCTGAAAACAGATATGAGCCTCATCACCTCCTAccacacacacagcagaaagTGGTACCCCTCGGCCAGCTCTGTCCTCTGACCCAGTTGGACTTGCACAAGCCTTGTATCTTCTTCCTGGTTTACTGAGCTGTGCTGTCTGACAGCAACACACTTTCATTGACTTACAAAGAGCTATGTATGTCTAATGCTCTGCTTCCTCCAGAGATGCATTGCTCTGGTTTCCTTCACATAAGTGAATCCACCGTAAGCAAGCGCTCACCTCTATTCACTTGCACACGTACAGTTCAGACCGTAATGCTTCTGAATTTAGTCATGTTACATCCTGTGTTTCCTGATTAAGATCAGTGGCTGCAAGCTGATCGTTTAATTGTCTTTTCAGAAACTCAGCTTAGTTTGCTGTGCTTTTCCCACTATATATGgggaataaaatgaaattttaatacAATCACTAGAAAAGGTTCATTTCAGTCTTCAGCTCATTGGCTTAAGCTACTGCAAGGCCCTTCTGCAATCAGGACATCCAAAATCTTCCCATGGACTGCTTCAAAACATCTCAAGCAGGAATCCTAGCGTATCATCCATCAAACACTCAGTTCTGCAAGTTTTCCGTTGCTGGGGGGCCAGGGACTGTGCCGCAAGCACACAGCACCCcagggctgcctcctcctccagctgcatgGACATCCACCAAGCCTCCAAGCAGGGCAGCTCCACCACCCTCATTAATGTCCTCACTCAAGGACAAAGTTTGTTGCTAGTCAGATCCCCGAATCTACGTGACCTCCTCAAAGCAGACCCAGCATAACCCAGACTTGCCCAGAGGGACTGGTTTTGCTTTATAGGCACAGGCTGAAATGACTTAGAGGCTCAACCCCTGAAGATACAACCAGGGCTCTGAAGAACCACACTCACCACCCTGCTATAGGCCTATCTGACAGCTTTTCCCATAACATTACGTATTTTTCACTACAaagtcacaagaaaaaaaactaaatcaTGACTACTAAAGTCAACTCCTACTGACCTTTCTGGTTGATTTTACCCAGTTATATGAGCATGAAAAATGACCAAAAAGTGTCCCAGGCCTGAATGAACTGCCATAGCAGCGCAGTGTTGCTATTTGCATAGCATTTTTTATCATAATCCTGATTTTGCAAATTACTGTGAAGCTTTTGCCCCCAAATGGTTAGTTTTGAATTAGGAGAGAAACTGTAGCTTTATATTCTTTGATACCAATTCTTAAGATCAAATAGCCTTAAAGAGATCATAAAAATGCTCCAAACATGACTAACACTTtagtaaaatgattttaatatgCATGCGGCACCATCCACTAAAATTACTttagaatattaaaaagctgATGTTCAATCATGGAATGAAAATTCAAGTTACTTCTTCCTTTAAATACTGTATCAGCAGAACAAGccttaattattaattaaacaaactATGGATTTATACAACCAGCGTTGAATCtgttcagcaaaacagaaagcttcTTACTAAGAGAACTATGCTATGGGTGGggcaaagcaagaaaaatagcCAAATTTTTGCCTTTATCAATCTCTACATTaattattaaagaagaaatatttaaagtgatATACTCACATGACAACAAATTTTAAGACACGcaatttttaactgaaattttctaAAGGCTAGCTTCAAGGCACGCAAATTTATCTACTGGTGAGAGCGTATATCAAAAAAATTGAGAATGGTGATTTGAGGTTTGAATCCTCTCCAAAGGCTTTCTAGCATCCCGTGTCTCAGTACCGGCTTTTAAGCTTCATATCCTTTGGTACGGTTCTCCAAACAGAGGACATAAATACCATCcaggttttaaaacattttatttgcatattaaaaaaattgtgCATTCCaataattaaaatcatttgaacaaaaaaaaaaatggcactCGATTAACTGCATTTTACAGCTCGCAGGACCTTGGTACAGCTTTGCATTTATTCGTGTGTTACTCTAGTTTACTGTAGTCCCACCCAAGTTCTTCTTTCATCAACATGCAAGCTCTTTCATGCCACCAGGACCAAAGCCAGACAGGCAGAGGGAAAGGCAGCGCCTTCATTCAGTGTCAGTAGTTCTCTCTATTCTTTTGATGTGAAAGGGGCAGTACAGTCATTTTAAACTTTATCCAACCTCTTTGCATCTTACAAAGTTAAACAgctaaaagaagtaaaataagaaGGCAATGCTTGTGGAATGTACAGTGCATAATTTGGAAGGGCAGATTTCATTACGATTCACCCGCTTGCTTCTCCTGTTCAATTGctaaaaagggggaaaagaaaaacagaaaaggagcaaTAAAGATCGTGAACCTGAAAAACGCACCCGTCGGACAGTTTCTATGGCTCGTGAAGGGGGATTTATCAAAATGGAAACCCAGATGGATCCTCACGAAGCGCTACCCGGTGTCGAGGGGGGGTTCGGGCTGGGCAGAGCCGCGcatccccccccgccccgccccgccccgcccggccccgcgcccgccgcccctctttgtctcctcccagcctcaccccccccccttcccaaccccccccgctccccgccccgcctCCACTCACTTTCTTTTGAAGGCAGGGGGTTTTTCTCTTGCGTCTCTGTCTTCTTCAATTTGGACTTGTCAAATTTCTCGATCTCGGCCATGTCTGGTTTGTCGGACATGTTGGCAGGTGACTCTGCGCGCACAAGGGAAGAGCCCGTTACCCCCGGACGGGGCTCCCGgacccccccggaccccccagggcccccccgACTCTAGCGGGGCCGCGCCCCGAAGGCGGCCAGCGGCATCCACCGGGGGGGCGCCGCCGCTGGAGCCGAAAGCTCAACGCACGCCGAAATTCAGGCGCTTAATCCCCGGcgtgcaataaataaaaataaatagtaataagaaaaaaaaatcagtccagCATCCAAGCTGCTTGCAGctcgccgccagccccggccggTGGCAGCTCCCAGGATCTGCAGGCTGTGGAGCACAATAGAAGGGCAGCGCCCGGCGCCCGCCAGGTTTTTAACTcgataaggaaataaaaaataagaaataataataatttaaaactcaAGCCGCCGGGCTGCACCGAAGGCGGCTGGCGGGTCGCACGCCGCCGCCCTGCAGCGGCTTGCCTGCGAGACAATAGCCCCCCTCCAGACAATAGCCCCCCCCGGACAATAGCCCCcgcgccctgccctgccctgcccgcggTCTCCCCCGGGGGGGGCACCGTCCAGGGCCCCTGGGTGGCCttgccggggccgggggggcggcgggacCCACCGGTGTCGCCGCGCGGTGATGCTCAGCCCCGCCGctcgctgccgccgccgctccgcaCGCCAGTATAAAGGGCGCTCGCTGGCGGGGCGGTTTTATCCCCGCGCCTATGCAAATGGCGGTGATGTCATCCGCTAACCATTTTGCCGCTTTCcgcctttttctctctctctcttttttttttccttcccccccccccgcctttgcttccttcccctccctcccccagcgcccagccctccctcccccagcacacacacacacactgacacacacacacacacactgacacacacacacacacacgcacacagacagacagacagacacacgtCCCCCACGAccgccccggcccccggggGGGCGCCCCGGAGGGGGCGGCCGCTGCCCACAGCTTCCCGGCCCCCGCCCTGCCCCGACGctgggaccgggaccgggaccggggctggggcagggaccaGAAACGGGGCAGGGACCGGGAatggggcagggccggggccggggccgggtgGGAGCTTTGGGGAGCTTTTCCCTCAGCCCCCGGGGTGCCCCTCTCCCGCGGGTTGGGCAATATCTGCCGGCTGCTCGTGTTACTCGGATTTCCTCATTTCAGAGGCAAACGCGAACCGCTCGGTCCTTTACGAGCTCCGGGAGCCTCCACTCCCTCCCCCAACCTCCggctgcagggagagaaaaaccCCATCGCTGTCCTTGCAAGCCTGCTGCAAAGGAGACCAAGTGAGCgcggccgtgccgtgccgagccgtgccgggccaGCAGACAATAGCCGGGCCAGGTGCCGCCCCACCCGCCATCTCCTGCCGAGCCCCGTGGGTCGCAGCCGGGGGGCATCGCCCCGGCCAGCCCGGCTGTCCCCCCTCGCCGCAGCACCAAATGTCCCCAGCGTGCCGCAAGGGGACCCGAGCCGGCGAACTGCGAGCCGCCAGCCACCCTAAAAGAGGCGTAAGGCGGCTGGCTGGGGGCGCACGGGTGGCTGTGGTTTGTGCGTTTGCAGTGCTGGGTAATAAACTGAATTATCCGTGGGGGGGTGCGTGGCAGGGTGGCAACAAGTTGGGGACATCCCCGCGTCTTTGTCTGGCAGCGGCTCGGCGAGGGGAGGTGCGAGGTGGGGCAGGCTCGTGGGAGCCCGTGGGAGtgaattgctgctgctttggggacATCTGCGTGGCACCCGTGTGGCCCTTCGCTCCCTGCGCCCTGCCCTCCAGCACTGTGTCTGATGCGAGCGTGGCTGGTGGCGAAGCAGAAGCCATGGCTCACGGACTGTATTAATGTATGCCAGGAGAGCTGTAAATGCATTGCAGTCAACTCCTcggggatgctgctgcttcctctgcttcaTGGCTGTCCTCTCCCCCTTGGCCAGccatttttcctaatgtttccAGATGTACGGTCACGGGGGTAAAATCCTGTCCCCATGGCAATTCCAGTAATACTTTACTGTAGTGAACGAAGATTTCCAGTCCACCTGGAGTCCTCTTACAGCCGAGCTCCTTCACTTTTGATGGTGCAGTGTATAAAGTCTGTTTTATTCCCCCAGTCCATGAGCACCTCCAAAACTGGATGAACAGAGTCTATTGCTGAGAGAGAAGGTAACTCCTATGAGCTAGGAATGGTTCAAGACTGATGGCCAAAGGAACCGCCGAGGAAAGAAATAGCAAGGAACATATATAGTTTGAGAATATTTACGGGTTTTCATaataacagcattaaaaacatgGCAGAGGGATCTTCTGTGTTGGAAATGGGCTAAATTTGCTAGCTAGCTTTTGAGCAAATTcctcaaaatgattttatggCCTTTTGCTTTGACACATTTGAGCACTGAACCATGTGACTGGGAATTGTGAAATCAGTCTAATTATCAGCATCACCAATGATGTTACAGCTTCAGACTTTTCGCttttgctgaagattttttGGCCTCTTAAGTGATGGCAAATCAATATAAACATTCTTTGgagtttttctcctctgtggcTACTGCAATCACTGATGCACGTGTCTGAGCACGTCGGTATTGCCCTGACCCGAGTGCGGTAAATGCTCTCCTGACATTGCAGAATGGTGGGTGTCTATGGGACTGGGGTCTGATTTTCCAGAAGCAGCCTGTCCAGTGGTAGCACTACTCATTTTGGGACAGAGCCATAGCTCTCTTAAATGAGTGTAATCCACACACTTAAATGGAGCGTTGCTGATTTGTGTGAACCGGGCCTCTTTGCTGAGTTTAGATTCAATTACAGTCCTGCGAGACAGAGACAAATAAAAGGTTTAcgcttctgctgcttctctgccttcctgtatttccctttctgtggaTTATCACTGAGATAGGCACAGCATCTTGGAAATGCTGTGTGTACCTTACTGCATGTATGAGGGCTGTATTGTTCCGCTGGAGCAAAATGAAGGCATTGCATTTTGCTGGCAGGACATAGGCTAATTTCTGCAAAAGTAAATACTCACTATAGCATTTTGTGTTAGTGCTGTAATTACAGAAATTGCATATCTGTGTATATGTCTCTTTGtgcctgtttctttttgttgctgtatGGAGAATGTGAGGGAGGTCCATGGTCATTCAAGACTGCCCCATCCCAAATGGAACCTGGGGATAACAAACTCCTTAGCACGTTTCCTAGGCCACATTATGTAAAGGATACCTAGCTTAGGACTTCTTATTTTGGATATTGATGAGCTTCTacatttgttacttttttgtgtgtcaCCAGTTTCTTATTgtgactatttaaaaaaattacagtctACAAATATTTGTTGATATACTGGTACCCTTCTAGGCATGCGCACTCTTAGCCATCTGCATGTTAAAGGAGAGCACTTTTCAGCAGATTGCTGATCTCATTTGCAAGAAGTAATTTGGACTCTTGCTAacagttttcagctgaaaacGTTGAGGGGCTGTACTATGTCAAGGCAGCAAGTTCTTTCTTGCATTATAGGAAAGTCATAGAGTGGGAAACAGCACGTGGTAAACCATAGTTCTTATGTCTCATTTGTATGGCCGTGTTTGAAGCCTTGTAAAAAGATCAACACTCCTTTTCCAGGTAAGTATAAACTATTCCCATTTGTCAGACTGTGAGACTGAGATAATAAAAGACTTGCTTGAGGGCGTGCAACAGAGGGGCTTAATCAGATATTAACTGATGTCAGTAAAAGTGTTTGTATCTAAAATTGACTTCGGCTTTTGCTTGAGCTCTGACTGAAGAATGTTTTGAAACATGATCAGGAGCACAAATCTAACCTTGTGCTAGTTCTTCCATACAGgctttgcatttgtttaaaaaaaaaaaaaaagaaaaaaaagtaattgaggGGACACAAAATGGCTGTGTGATAAAGCACCCAAAATTAATTCCCGTATCAGCTTATTATTCATAATGGGATCCCTGGCACATCAGATAacatttaagataaaaataaaccGTATGCAAATTTCTCTatcatatggaaaataaattagaggAAGAGAAGCCAAGTGATTGTTTTCCAGGCCTCAGTTTCACATGTGAAATCTTATTTTCACAGGCTTGACTCTCTGAGAGAGAATGCTTTCTCTCACTCCATATACCGTTAGAGGAAACTCGAGCTGGCAGAAATCCCGAGAGTGCAAGTGAGGAGGAGACAATCACTTTTTGTAGTTTCTGGCTGCACTAccttg
This is a stretch of genomic DNA from Cygnus atratus isolate AKBS03 ecotype Queensland, Australia chromosome 1, CAtr_DNAZoo_HiC_assembly, whole genome shotgun sequence. It encodes these proteins:
- the TMSB4X gene encoding thymosin beta-4, translated to MSDKPDMAEIEKFDKSKLKKTETQEKNPLPSKETIEQEKQAGES